A genomic segment from Aspergillus puulaauensis MK2 DNA, chromosome 1, nearly complete sequence encodes:
- the MSW1 gene encoding tryptophan--tRNA ligase MSW1 (COG:J;~EggNog:ENOG410PGYS;~InterPro:IPR002305,IPR002306,IPR014729,IPR001412;~PFAM:PF00579;~go_function: GO:0000166 - nucleotide binding [Evidence IEA];~go_function: GO:0004812 - aminoacyl-tRNA ligase activity [Evidence IEA];~go_function: GO:0004830 - tryptophan-tRNA ligase activity [Evidence IEA];~go_function: GO:0005524 - ATP binding [Evidence IEA];~go_process: GO:0006418 - tRNA aminoacylation for protein translation [Evidence IEA];~go_process: GO:0006436 - tryptophanyl-tRNA aminoacylation [Evidence IEA]), with product MCAAVGKHGQCLQTFKTRNRIGYNKGFDIGPARPSLRWKSSQSSQQHFATTIFSGIQPTGVPHLGNYLGALREWVKIQDTATTDTKLIFSIVDLHALTVPQQGHQLRKWRREAFATLIAVGLDPKRSTIFYQSAVHHHAELFWILSTVASTGYLSRMTQWKSKLQLPEDTTLENAEVRSKLRLGLFSYPVLQAADILVHRATHVPVGEDQRQHLEFSRNTANSFNHLYGTVFPSPEALISPAKRVMSLKEPTLKMSKSHVDERSRITLTDSPEDIRQKVKAALTDSEPGITYDPICRPGISNLIEILSHLEENSCFEIASRYESASPRALKEHLSERICDALSPIKEKFNATISDGRNLDVISEEGAQKARANAEITMKKVRETMGL from the exons ATGTGTGCTGCAGTTGGGAAACATGGCCAATGCCTCCAAACATTCAAAACACGCAATAGAATTGGTTATAACAAGGGTTTCGACATCGGACCTGCAAGACCGTCTCTGAGATGGAAAAGTTCTCAGAGTTCGCAACAGCATTTTGCAACTACAATTTTTTCCGGAATACAACCCACGGGTGTGCCGCACCTAGGAAATTACCTTGGTGCTCTGCGTGAGTGGGTTAAAATACAAGATACCGCCACCACTGACactaagttaatattttcCATTGTCGATTTGCATGCATTAACGGTGCCTCAACAAGGGCACCAActgaggaaatggagaaggGAGGCATTTGCAACGTTGATAGCCGTTGGTTTAGATCCCAAACGTTCGACAATATTCTATCAATCTGCC GTTCATCACCATGCTGAGCTATTCTGGATTCTGAGTACTGTAGCATCTACGGGTTACCTATCTCGGATGACTCAATGGAAG AGCAAACTTCAACTGCCAGAAGACACTACCTTGGAAAATGCAGAGGTTCGGTCGAAGCTACGCCTCGGACTTTTTTCATATCCAGtgctccaggctgcggatATCCTGGTTCATAG AGCTACCCATGTTCCAGTCGGAGAGGACCAAAGGCAACATCTGGAATTCTCCAGGAATACCGCAAATAGCTTCAACCACCTCTACGGAACAGTATTCCCGTCTCCGGAAGCACTGATTT CTCCCGCAAAGAGAGTGATGTCTCTGAAGGAACCAACGCTCAAAATGTCAAAATCTCATGTTGACGAACGTTCAAGAATCACACTCACAGATTCCCCCGAGGACATTCGGCAAAAGGTTAAAGCTGCACTTACAGACTCGGAGCCTGGCATAACCTATGATCCGATTTGCCGGCCAGGTATATCCAACCTCATAGAGATCCTAAGCCATCTCGAAGAAAACTCGTGCTTCGAAATCGCATCACGGTACGAGTCGGCGAGTCCACGAGCTCTCAAGGAGCACCTGTCAGAAAGAATCTGTGACGCATTATCTCCGATTAAAGAGAAGTTCAATGCCACTATCTCAGACGGCCGTAATTTAGACGTCATTTCAGAGGAAGGAGCCCAGAAAGCACGTGCCAATGCCGAGATCACTATGAAGAAGGTCCGAGAAACTATGGGGCTATGA
- a CDS encoding pepsin-like aspartic protease (COG:O;~EggNog:ENOG410PIXI;~InterPro:IPR021109,IPR033876,IPR001461,IPR001969, IPR033121;~MEROPS:MER0003669;~PFAM:PF00026,PF14543;~SECRETED:SignalP(1-18);~go_function: GO:0004190 - aspartic-type endopeptidase activity [Evidence IEA];~go_process: GO:0006508 - proteolysis [Evidence IEA]), with protein sequence MWKVSSVLSALLFTRCWAGSLVLRQSGLPAVVELNIRRNDILDPIARDQTRRKRDKTVSQLIDNEETLYFCNVTIGTPEQNLRLILDTGSSDLWCNAANSALCLSSRDPCRVPGSFDPNLSSSLSYVSSDFNITYADGTGAAGDYVTDTLHIGGTTVKDFQFGIGYSSSSAEGVLGIGYPSNEVQVARFGDDAYPNLPQFLMQKGLIQSSAYSLWLNDLEANTGSILFGGVDTEKYHGDLRTLPVQSINGGYSELIIALTGVSLNTKSRDRHLSSGALPAAVLLDSGSSLSYLPDSIAEEIYREIGVTYEPSTGAGYIPCSLAQNDINITFTFSSPEVTVGIKELIIDGGGLRFSNGDRACIFGIVPAGDSTAVLGDTFLRSAYVVYDLTNNEISLAQTRFNSTKSNIFEIQSGDDAVPNATKVSNPVTSVVVDGSGARIGGPTDSGNTIQSTDTGAALALGGAVSVPGRLALSAVVMWYTWAF encoded by the exons ATGTGGAAAGTTTCTTCAGTTCTCAGTGCTTTGCTATTTACTAGATGTTGGGCGGGTTCATTGGTGCTTCGACAAAGCGGCTTGCCCGCTGTTGTTGAACTAAATATCCGTCGCAACGATATCCTGGATCCCATAGCGAGAGACCAAACAAGGCGAAAACGAGACAAAACAGTCTCGCAGTTAATTGATAATGAG GAGACGCTCTACTTCTGCAATGTAACAATCGGCACGCCAGAGCAAAACCTGCGGTTGATTCTCGACACTGGTAGCAGTGATCTTTGGTGTAATGCTGCAAATTCAGCACTTTGTTTGTCATCTAGAGATCCATGTCGTGTACCTGGCTCATTTGACCCAAACTTGTCTTCATCGTTGTCTTATGTTTCATCCGATTTCAACATCACGTATGCAGATGGGACAGGCGCCGCTGGGGACTACGTAACTGACACACTCCACATCGGCGGTACAACAGTCAAGGATTTTCAGTTTGGAATTGGGTACTCATCTAGCTCCGCGG AGGGGGTTTTAGGAATTGGCTACCCATCGAATGAGGTCCAGGTCGCTCGTTTTGGGGACGATGCTTATCCCAACCTTCCTCAATTCTTAATGCAGAAAGGTTTAATTCAATCAAGCGCCTACAGCCTGTGGCTGAATGATCTTGAAGCAAATACTGGGTCTATCCTATTCGGGGGGGTTGATACAGAGAAGTATCATGGTGATCTACGGACTCTTCCTGTCCAGAGCATCAATGGTGGATATTCTGAACTCATAATAGCGCTCACTGGTGTCTCGCTCAATACTAAGTCCAGAGATCGCCACTTGTCCTCAGGTGCGCTACCTGCAGCGGTACTCCTTGACTCTGGAAGCTCTCTATCATATTTACCAGACTCcattgcggaggaaattTACAGAGAGATTGGTGTTACTTATGAGCCATCCACTGGTGCCGGGTATATACCGTGTAGCTTGGCCCAGAATGACATCAATATAACATTCACATTCTCGTCCCCCGAAGTCACTGTTGGCATCAAGGAGCTTATTATAGACGGCGGGGGTCTTCGCTTTTCAAACGGTGATCGTGCTTGTATATTCGGCATTGTCCCTGCCGGGGACAGCACCGCTGTTCTTGGTGATACTTTTTTGCGCAGCGCATATGTTGTCTATGATCTGACAAATAATGAGATATCGCTCGCACAAACCAGGTTCAATTCAACCAAGAGCAATATCTTTGAGATACAAAGTGGAGATGACGCTGTACCTAATGCGACAAAGGTATCTAACCCTGTTACCTCCGTCGTGGTAGATGGCTCGGGGGCGCGAATTGGGGGGCCGACGGATAGCGGAAACACAATACAATCTACAGACACGGGTGCGGCATTGGCATTGGGGGGCGCGGTGAGTGTTCCAGGACGTCTCGCTTTAAGCGCTGTGGTGATGTGGTATACATGGGCTTTTTGA